In Chryseobacterium turcicum, a single window of DNA contains:
- a CDS encoding type VI secretion system Vgr family protein yields MKNIITNADKIAENNISGVQRIVKLEIVIDGKIIAHFKHFKLQQSVRKHHAFELILAHDSLGEVENHDLQEAQFFLGKRLTVVFKYKDSESESPERTFVGIITKVAYSQEKMSLGNVILKGFSPTILMDSAPHTQSFGGTQAVNTSIIAERIIKETISSEKFDYQINTQNKSYISYSAQYKETHYNYLSRIAEAYGEQFYYDGEILHFGKLPPKEQSIRLIYGSNVNDICVEIKAVHIKPEFFGYNSGNHSKLQSSASEIKHLGELADKAYQLNSGIYNVHSLISSPINANLPIDLDDSQKSAAGSAAVEVFGVSGTTSVPFLHPGCIADLEMRKSDTNQTSYFTKLMITEVSHEVNIRGYYTGTFEAIAEGTGFLPKPEFNLPNAEPQIATVISNTDPLNQGRIQVRFDWQLNDTTHFIRMMSPDAGGTDQITQNRGYIAIPEVGDQVMVGFEYHHPDFPFVMGGMFHGQIGLGGGLNNHMRSIQTKSGIRILMNDDDKSVTILDPSGNTYFMDGDGSITVTAPKNMTFNAGENLTINVGKDMKTQVGNDHLINITKDHRFTSQNYQQTVNENKTVDIAGNLKETTSTTTHKAENGDLLLQSSGVAKILGKIDAKVNKG; encoded by the coding sequence ATGAAAAATATTATAACCAATGCAGATAAAATTGCAGAAAACAATATTTCTGGTGTACAGCGTATAGTAAAGCTAGAAATTGTGATTGATGGTAAAATCATTGCCCACTTCAAACATTTTAAACTTCAGCAGAGCGTCAGAAAGCACCATGCTTTTGAATTGATTTTGGCACATGACTCTTTAGGAGAAGTAGAAAACCATGATTTGCAGGAGGCTCAATTTTTTTTAGGAAAGCGCCTAACGGTAGTTTTTAAATATAAAGATTCTGAAAGTGAGAGCCCGGAGAGAACTTTTGTAGGAATCATCACGAAAGTTGCATACAGTCAGGAAAAAATGAGCCTTGGAAATGTCATTTTAAAAGGATTCAGCCCTACTATTTTGATGGATTCTGCGCCACATACTCAAAGTTTTGGAGGAACTCAGGCCGTCAATACTTCTATTATTGCCGAGAGAATAATCAAAGAAACTATAAGCTCAGAAAAATTTGATTATCAAATTAATACTCAAAATAAAAGCTACATCAGCTACAGCGCACAATACAAAGAAACTCATTACAATTACCTATCGAGAATAGCAGAAGCTTATGGTGAACAGTTTTACTATGATGGCGAAATCCTTCATTTCGGAAAATTGCCACCGAAAGAACAATCAATACGTCTTATTTACGGAAGTAACGTCAACGACATTTGTGTTGAAATAAAAGCAGTACACATCAAGCCCGAATTCTTCGGATACAACAGTGGTAATCATTCAAAGCTTCAAAGTTCTGCTTCCGAAATCAAACATTTAGGTGAACTGGCGGATAAAGCATATCAGCTTAACAGTGGTATTTACAATGTTCATTCTTTGATATCATCACCCATCAATGCCAATCTGCCGATAGATTTAGATGATTCGCAAAAAAGTGCTGCCGGAAGTGCCGCCGTGGAAGTATTTGGCGTTTCAGGAACAACATCTGTTCCCTTTTTACACCCTGGTTGTATTGCAGATTTAGAAATGAGAAAATCAGACACCAATCAAACTTCTTATTTCACTAAGTTAATGATTACCGAGGTTTCACATGAAGTAAATATCAGAGGATATTATACTGGGACCTTTGAAGCTATTGCAGAAGGAACAGGTTTTTTGCCTAAACCCGAATTTAATTTACCTAATGCAGAACCACAAATTGCAACGGTAATTTCAAATACGGATCCGTTAAATCAAGGAAGAATTCAGGTAAGATTTGACTGGCAACTTAACGACACGACTCATTTTATTAGAATGATGAGTCCTGATGCGGGAGGAACTGATCAGATTACACAAAACAGAGGATATATTGCCATACCGGAAGTTGGAGATCAGGTAATGGTGGGTTTTGAATATCATCATCCTGATTTTCCTTTTGTAATGGGCGGAATGTTCCATGGACAGATTGGTTTGGGAGGAGGTTTAAACAATCACATGCGCTCCATTCAAACCAAAAGCGGAATCAGAATATTGATGAATGATGATGACAAAAGTGTAACCATTCTAGATCCAAGTGGTAATACTTATTTTATGGATGGCGATGGAAGCATTACTGTGACTGCACCAAAAAATATGACTTTCAATGCCGGAGAAAACCTTACTATCAATGTCGGAAAAGATATGAAAACGCAAGTAGGTAATGATCATTTAATTAATATAACAAAAGATCACCGATTTACTTCGCAAAATTATCAGCAAACGGTGAACGAAAACAAAACAGTGGATATCGCTGGAAATTTAAAGGAAACAACTTCCACTACAACGCACAAAGCAGAAAATGGAGACCTATTACTTCAGAGTTCAGGTGTTGCTAAGATATTAGGCAAAATAGACGCTAAGGTTAATAAAGGATAA
- a CDS encoding GNAT family N-acetyltransferase, with protein sequence MEIRNLKNSNIEELLSVFNRSFSDYIVPFHLSLEQLELKIELEKIDMNLSVGVFESDKLEGFILQAWKEENGQHLIYNAGTGITPEYRGKGLVRKMYDFILPVLEEKKADILTLEVIERNHPAIRAYENLGFKITRKLLCFNGIIELKEKNTDVSIEEMDSFQWKVFEPFWDIKPSWQNSSAILTDREKKYKILGAYKHQQLVGYAVYNPSARKVCQIAVDKNYRRQGIGTELFRIIEKLCGGQAVSVNNVDDSSENISAFLEKRIGLKNWLSQFEMNKEI encoded by the coding sequence ATGGAAATTAGAAATTTAAAAAATAGTAATATTGAGGAGCTTTTATCGGTGTTTAATAGGTCTTTCTCAGATTATATTGTTCCTTTTCATCTGTCACTTGAGCAACTGGAACTAAAAATTGAATTAGAGAAAATAGATATGAATCTGTCTGTTGGTGTTTTTGAATCTGATAAGCTGGAGGGATTTATTCTTCAGGCTTGGAAAGAAGAAAACGGACAACACCTCATTTATAATGCAGGAACGGGAATTACTCCGGAATACAGAGGAAAAGGGTTGGTGAGGAAAATGTATGATTTCATACTTCCTGTTTTAGAAGAGAAAAAAGCAGATATACTTACTCTTGAAGTCATCGAAAGAAATCATCCTGCCATCAGGGCATATGAAAATCTAGGCTTTAAAATCACTAGAAAGCTCCTTTGCTTCAACGGGATTATTGAACTTAAAGAAAAAAATACAGATGTATCGATAGAAGAAATGGATAGCTTTCAATGGAAAGTATTTGAGCCTTTCTGGGATATAAAGCCGTCGTGGCAGAATTCCAGCGCTATCCTTACCGATAGAGAAAAGAAGTATAAAATCTTAGGTGCTTACAAACATCAACAACTTGTAGGATATGCTGTTTACAATCCTAGTGCGAGGAAAGTGTGTCAAATTGCTGTTGATAAAAATTATAGAAGACAGGGCATTGGAACAGAGCTTTTCAGAATCATTGAAAAGTTGTGTGGCGGGCAGGCTGTATCTGTGAATAATGTAGATGATAGTTCAGAAAATATTTCAGCTTTTCTAGAAAAAAGGATTGGACTTAAAAACTGGCTTTCTCAGTTTGAAATGAATAAAGAGATTTAA
- a CDS encoding NAD(P)-dependent alcohol dehydrogenase, translating to MNTFTVKAFGAESKTADLAEMTIVRRETTSKDVEIEIMYCGVCHSDLHTARNDWGGSKYPSVPGHEIIGKITKVGSEVSKFKVGDLAGVGCIVDSCGHCDSCKQDLEQYCLNGFVGTYNGKDEHLGGHTFGGYSQKVVVDAEHVLRIPENLDLAAVAPLLCAGITTWSPLKHWKVGANSKVAVVGLGGLGHMAIKLAKGLGAEVTLFSRTPGKTEDAKKLGADHVVISTDDSQMDSVKGKFDLIIDTVPYDHDVNPYITTLNINGTHVLVGFIGKMEDSLFTPTMIMGRKSVAGSVIGGIAETQEMLDFCGEHNIVSEIEIIKMQDINEAYERMLKSDVRYRFVIDMQSL from the coding sequence ATGAACACATTCACTGTAAAAGCTTTCGGTGCGGAATCTAAAACTGCCGATTTAGCAGAAATGACCATCGTAAGGAGAGAAACCACATCAAAAGATGTAGAAATTGAAATTATGTACTGCGGAGTTTGCCACTCTGATCTTCACACTGCAAGAAATGACTGGGGAGGATCGAAATATCCATCTGTTCCCGGACATGAAATTATCGGAAAGATTACAAAAGTAGGAAGTGAAGTATCAAAATTCAAAGTAGGTGATCTTGCCGGAGTAGGTTGTATTGTAGATTCTTGCGGACATTGCGATAGCTGCAAACAAGATTTGGAGCAATACTGTTTAAATGGTTTCGTAGGAACATATAACGGAAAAGATGAGCATTTGGGAGGTCATACTTTCGGAGGATATTCTCAAAAAGTTGTAGTCGATGCGGAACATGTTTTAAGAATTCCTGAAAACTTAGATTTGGCTGCTGTTGCACCTCTTCTTTGTGCGGGGATTACAACATGGTCACCTCTAAAACACTGGAAAGTTGGAGCCAATTCTAAAGTTGCCGTTGTAGGTTTAGGTGGATTAGGACACATGGCGATTAAATTAGCAAAAGGTTTGGGTGCTGAAGTAACTTTATTCTCAAGAACTCCTGGGAAAACGGAAGATGCTAAAAAATTGGGTGCAGATCATGTCGTTATTTCTACGGATGATTCTCAAATGGATTCTGTAAAAGGAAAATTTGATTTAATTATCGACACAGTTCCTTACGATCATGATGTAAATCCTTATATCACGACTTTAAATATCAACGGAACTCATGTTTTGGTAGGATTTATTGGTAAAATGGAAGACAGCTTGTTTACTCCAACAATGATTATGGGAAGAAAATCTGTTGCAGGATCAGTAATCGGAGGTATTGCCGAAACTCAGGAAATGCTTGATTTCTGCGGTGAACATAATATTGTATCTGAAATTGAAATCATCAAAATGCAGGACATTAACGAAGCGTATGAGAGAATGCTGAAAAGCGATGTGAGATACCGTTTTGTGATTGATATGCAGTCTTTGTAG
- a CDS encoding phospholipase effector Tle1 domain-containing protein yields the protein MGQTFVYNTGNPQLSEQGELKFTFGVFFDGTRNNLKNTEIRKKVQGKGEFGLIAATDEEKEIFEKYAKDDNSFGNDFTNVARKYMCTLRDTYSLYVEGIATIDKNDDEGEGFKYGRGTTGVIGKVRIGCTALAKEVKKSIDSSESKKKIKSIELTIDIFGFSRGAAAARNFAYNLQLGAYAPKSYYPPVQGASRIDVDHPTSEFQSVEQWWLKDGLLPKFGHLGTSLLEAGVEREIIDSMTVDVRFIGVYDTVASYDPTCLLLPNFKKKVGELHLHELGSPRKAVHFTATDEHRENFSLTRFLPVKLHTGIEKNFPGVHSDVGGSYNHDALSATEISQNYYQPDPAEGFTEREMVWLEKARFKNSLLPFRNELIGQGWFKKEQLEMSASLNYKSFVGSFYVLKGTRNLYRGYSFIPLHFMCDYALPYLNEEKQNLLQSKIMSDYALNDSFLDQVKAYMKEHIIDKNENWSLKKYFNYEDDEIDSTKDDDNKSSDEVKDEITTPTVLLEEVKIISYKSDILLRKLRNRYLHRSAKLNSLMDDLAYSPAENRKRMEF from the coding sequence ATGGGGCAGACATTTGTTTATAACACGGGTAATCCTCAGCTTTCAGAACAGGGAGAATTAAAATTTACGTTTGGAGTATTTTTCGATGGTACTAGAAACAACCTAAAAAACACAGAAATTCGTAAAAAAGTTCAGGGAAAAGGAGAATTTGGATTGATTGCCGCAACCGATGAAGAAAAAGAAATCTTTGAAAAATATGCCAAAGATGACAATAGTTTTGGTAACGATTTTACCAATGTTGCCAGAAAATATATGTGTACATTAAGAGATACATACTCACTCTATGTAGAAGGTATTGCTACTATCGATAAAAATGATGATGAAGGTGAAGGCTTTAAATATGGACGTGGTACAACGGGAGTTATTGGAAAAGTACGGATAGGATGTACAGCTTTGGCGAAAGAGGTAAAAAAATCAATTGATTCTAGTGAAAGTAAGAAAAAAATTAAATCAATAGAATTAACCATAGACATTTTTGGTTTTAGCCGTGGTGCGGCGGCTGCGAGAAATTTTGCGTACAATCTTCAGCTCGGTGCTTATGCTCCAAAATCTTATTATCCTCCGGTACAAGGTGCAAGCAGAATTGATGTAGACCATCCAACCAGCGAATTTCAGTCTGTTGAGCAATGGTGGCTTAAAGACGGTTTGCTTCCAAAATTCGGACATCTCGGAACATCACTTTTGGAAGCAGGTGTAGAACGTGAAATTATAGATTCTATGACGGTCGATGTACGGTTTATTGGTGTTTACGATACGGTAGCTTCTTATGATCCGACCTGTCTTCTCCTTCCAAATTTTAAGAAAAAAGTGGGTGAACTTCATTTGCATGAATTGGGTTCACCGAGAAAAGCAGTGCATTTTACAGCAACCGATGAGCACCGTGAAAATTTTTCTCTCACTAGATTTCTTCCCGTAAAACTTCATACAGGAATTGAAAAAAACTTTCCAGGAGTACACAGTGACGTCGGTGGAAGTTATAATCATGATGCTCTTTCTGCAACGGAAATTAGCCAAAACTATTACCAGCCAGACCCTGCAGAAGGTTTTACAGAAAGAGAGATGGTTTGGTTAGAAAAAGCTCGTTTCAAAAATTCATTACTCCCTTTTAGAAATGAATTGATTGGGCAAGGCTGGTTTAAAAAAGAACAATTAGAAATGAGTGCATCATTAAACTACAAATCTTTTGTGGGAAGTTTTTATGTTCTAAAGGGCACCAGAAATCTCTACAGAGGTTATAGTTTTATTCCTCTTCATTTCATGTGTGATTATGCATTGCCATATCTTAATGAAGAAAAGCAAAATCTACTTCAATCAAAAATAATGTCGGATTATGCTTTAAACGATAGTTTTTTAGATCAAGTTAAGGCCTACATGAAAGAACATATCATTGATAAAAATGAAAATTGGTCGCTTAAAAAGTATTTTAACTATGAAGATGATGAAATTGATAGTACAAAAGATGATGACAACAAATCTTCGGACGAAGTTAAAGATGAAATCACAACACCTACAGTTTTACTCGAAGAAGTAAAAATTATCTCTTATAAATCTGATATTTTGCTTAGAAAACTAAGAAACAGATATTTGCATCGATCGGCAAAATTAAATTCATTGATGGATGACCTTGCTTATTCACCAGCCGAAAATCGCAAAAGAATGGAATTTTAA
- a CDS encoding glycoside hydrolase family 19 protein, with protein sequence MDRLNHEEETASSITEQNSQKMEKVREERAEKDKNDENLLLSIDGAKIKFNAHLGEFKVLNDVPTTQGKLTGTVVEKQIPNFTFYDGFQMLSLTEWQDFGNAKVQDNYVLLKKSFLPGIGKLPGNIPPETGKIEFVDSGQINMPESIDTRGAPVSEQKNEEKCFCNRDLEVEDLTKIGISQKNADKYKDALNSTFTNYNLNTCIRKLHFLAQVRHESGEFIYEEEIWGPTKTQLGYEGRKDLCHKMEGDGKRFLGRGLIQITGRCNYTSYTEYKKSKGIDIDFTKEPDNKKMGEIPYSVDSGGWYWSEKLDVNLSDYADKDDIIYITYRINGGFNGYVEDRKPKLIKMIKNSVECENSKYINYDKYSIKDSKCWKSLDAIYKYAQLSTDESKISYQQYLDLTDDYLEWPSIKGWEKNRQKKKKKTKIETRRAKAKQKIK encoded by the coding sequence ATGGATAGGCTAAATCACGAAGAAGAAACGGCTTCTTCAATTACTGAACAAAACAGCCAAAAAATGGAGAAGGTAAGAGAAGAACGAGCCGAAAAAGATAAAAACGACGAAAATCTGTTGCTATCAATTGATGGAGCAAAAATAAAATTCAATGCCCATTTAGGCGAGTTTAAAGTATTGAATGATGTTCCCACCACACAAGGAAAACTCACCGGAACGGTTGTAGAAAAACAAATTCCCAATTTTACATTTTATGATGGCTTCCAGATGCTTTCCCTTACAGAGTGGCAAGATTTCGGTAATGCAAAAGTGCAGGATAACTATGTTTTATTAAAAAAATCTTTTTTACCGGGAATAGGCAAATTGCCGGGAAACATCCCACCCGAAACAGGAAAGATAGAGTTTGTAGATTCGGGGCAGATTAATATGCCAGAAAGTATTGATACGAGAGGAGCGCCGGTGTCGGAACAAAAAAACGAGGAAAAGTGTTTTTGTAATAGAGATTTGGAAGTTGAGGATTTAACTAAAATTGGTATTTCTCAAAAAAATGCGGACAAGTATAAAGATGCTTTAAATTCAACTTTTACAAATTATAATCTAAATACTTGTATTAGAAAACTACATTTTTTAGCACAGGTGAGGCACGAATCTGGAGAATTTATATATGAAGAAGAAATATGGGGACCAACAAAAACACAACTTGGTTATGAAGGTAGAAAAGATCTATGTCATAAAATGGAAGGAGATGGTAAACGCTTTTTAGGAAGAGGGTTAATTCAGATAACAGGTAGGTGTAACTATACAAGCTACACTGAATATAAGAAAAGTAAAGGTATTGATATTGATTTTACAAAAGAACCCGACAATAAGAAAATGGGGGAAATACCATACAGTGTAGATTCTGGTGGTTGGTATTGGAGTGAGAAGCTTGATGTAAATTTGAGTGATTATGCTGATAAAGATGACATTATTTATATTACATATAGAATTAATGGTGGATTTAACGGATATGTAGAAGACAGAAAACCCAAATTAATTAAGATGATTAAAAATAGTGTTGAGTGTGAAAATTCAAAATACATAAACTATGATAAATATTCTATAAAGGATAGTAAATGTTGGAAATCATTAGATGCAATATATAAATATGCACAATTATCTACAGATGAGTCAAAAATATCATACCAACAATATTTAGATTTAACAGATGACTATTTAGAATGGCCATCAATAAAGGGATGGGAAAAGAATCGCCAAAAGAAAAAAAAGAAAACGAAAATTGAAACAAGGAGAGCAAAAGCAAAACAAAAAATAAAATGA
- a CDS encoding DUF2931 family protein — translation MIRLLKYIVSFVFLIQMSCQEKKQNPKTEKMTKYEWLDATSAPLGYPVDVFSGGLTAPNGEFTSLFSGTTGGEWGAANRGMSNGEKSIPNHLHTIWVSYAEKIFYEIDTDLDYEKMLKLFNDGYFVPSMSKDNPQPRKENFNQIIVGFAPGGVVVVWLSGAGRQVEVGRYQSKKIVIPKEDIDALSPGPRKNMFNPDYQHKIIHEFGIVPKEVAETNEGKPIPYGLWDDYRKKYNWRINVELPNNGITDEVDYYLINSEKEFLFGEKEVNTFKNIPSDLKWNFEKQRAVPKKIYLSWFEGKEIYEGTIIFDESEVLKAFETLNEEDQNEIQVLIKINEPRTFASVQLIKGKQQIWLKKNKVTIN, via the coding sequence ATGATCAGATTACTAAAATATATAGTAAGCTTTGTTTTTCTAATCCAAATGTCGTGTCAGGAAAAAAAGCAGAACCCAAAAACAGAAAAAATGACGAAATATGAATGGCTAGATGCTACATCAGCTCCTTTGGGCTATCCTGTAGATGTTTTTAGTGGAGGATTAACGGCTCCGAATGGAGAATTCACCAGCTTATTCAGTGGAACAACTGGCGGAGAATGGGGTGCGGCAAACAGAGGCATGAGCAACGGGGAAAAAAGTATCCCTAATCATCTGCATACGATTTGGGTTTCTTATGCAGAGAAAATCTTTTATGAAATAGACACCGATCTTGATTATGAGAAGATGCTAAAACTTTTTAATGATGGATATTTTGTACCATCTATGAGTAAAGATAATCCGCAACCAAGAAAAGAAAATTTCAACCAAATTATTGTAGGGTTTGCTCCGGGAGGCGTTGTTGTCGTTTGGCTTTCAGGAGCAGGACGACAGGTAGAAGTCGGAAGATATCAGAGTAAAAAAATAGTTATTCCGAAAGAAGATATTGATGCTTTGAGCCCTGGTCCTAGAAAAAATATGTTTAATCCCGATTACCAACATAAAATAATACACGAGTTTGGAATTGTTCCAAAAGAAGTTGCAGAAACCAATGAAGGCAAGCCAATTCCGTACGGGTTGTGGGATGATTACAGGAAAAAATATAATTGGAGAATTAATGTTGAACTTCCTAATAATGGTATTACGGATGAGGTTGACTATTATTTAATAAATAGTGAAAAAGAATTTTTATTTGGTGAAAAAGAAGTAAATACATTTAAAAATATTCCTTCAGATTTAAAGTGGAATTTTGAAAAGCAAAGAGCAGTTCCAAAGAAAATTTATCTCAGTTGGTTTGAAGGAAAAGAAATTTATGAAGGAACAATCATATTTGATGAATCTGAAGTCTTAAAGGCATTTGAAACTTTAAATGAAGAAGACCAAAACGAAATTCAGGTACTCATTAAAATAAATGAACCCCGAACTTTTGCATCGGTACAGTTAATCAAAGGCAAACAGCAGATTTGGTTAAAAAAGAACAAAGTAACAATTAATTAA
- a CDS encoding winged helix-turn-helix transcriptional regulator: protein MAAIKESSTIQQNKKIALGLCPVTYVMEKIGGYWKPIILYHLSTGDKRYSELKRAIPAVTEKMLIQHLKQLENDGLVIRTAKPVVPPHVTYNLSESGKGLIPVIQAMAEWAFKEMEGEYK from the coding sequence ATGGCAGCTATTAAAGAAAGTTCTACTATTCAACAGAATAAAAAAATTGCATTAGGTCTTTGTCCGGTAACGTATGTGATGGAAAAGATTGGCGGCTATTGGAAACCGATTATTTTATATCATCTTTCGACAGGTGATAAAAGATACAGTGAACTAAAACGGGCTATTCCTGCGGTTACAGAAAAAATGCTCATCCAGCATTTAAAGCAATTGGAAAATGACGGATTAGTCATAAGAACGGCAAAACCTGTGGTTCCGCCGCACGTAACTTATAATTTAAGTGAATCAGGAAAAGGATTAATTCCCGTTATTCAAGCCATGGCAGAATGGGCTTTCAAAGAAATGGAAGGTGAGTACAAATAA
- a CDS encoding alkaline phosphatase family protein: MKRGIQIVLLFFSLMIYAQNAPVDTAQIVVSERINNAEAMQKPYVIMISADGFRYDYAQKYNAQNLLKYSTKGIQAKAMIPSYPSITFPNHWTLITGLYPSHHGLIDNFFYDYQRKQAYAMSNRQNAEDGTWYGGTPLWSLAEKQGMISASLQWVGSASDAGGMRPTYYYPYHEEFKPSEKIDKVINWLKLPEDKRPHFISLYFPEVDGAGHRFGPETKETETSVHLIDEAIGNLVKKVNELGLKNVNFIFVSDHGMIKVDKGNPLEIPQILFDKTRFDYYNSQTLLRVYVKNSDEVKSVYKELKANKTEDYEVYLDKKLPKYLHFGTKDDRYNRIGQILLLPKAPKIFLERDKRTSIGKHGYNPRVVPEMKATFFAWGPEFKNNLVIDEFENINVYPLVAEILGLKMNEPIDGKLKVLKETLKK, encoded by the coding sequence ATGAAGCGAGGAATACAAATTGTACTGCTGTTTTTTTCTTTAATGATTTATGCTCAGAATGCCCCTGTCGATACGGCTCAGATAGTCGTTTCAGAACGAATAAATAATGCTGAAGCGATGCAAAAACCATATGTTATTATGATTTCTGCAGACGGTTTCAGATATGATTATGCTCAAAAATACAATGCTCAAAACCTTTTGAAGTATTCGACTAAAGGGATTCAGGCGAAAGCAATGATTCCGAGTTACCCAAGCATTACTTTCCCGAATCACTGGACATTGATTACCGGATTGTATCCTTCTCATCACGGTTTAATAGATAATTTTTTCTACGATTATCAACGTAAGCAAGCCTATGCAATGAGCAATCGCCAAAATGCAGAAGACGGAACTTGGTATGGTGGAACTCCACTTTGGAGCTTGGCAGAAAAACAAGGAATGATAAGTGCTTCTTTGCAATGGGTAGGTTCGGCAAGCGATGCTGGCGGAATGAGACCAACGTATTATTATCCATATCACGAAGAATTTAAACCTTCAGAAAAAATAGATAAAGTAATCAATTGGCTGAAACTTCCGGAAGATAAAAGACCACATTTTATTTCATTATATTTCCCTGAAGTAGATGGAGCAGGGCATCGTTTTGGCCCTGAAACGAAAGAAACTGAAACTTCAGTGCATCTAATTGATGAAGCAATTGGAAATCTGGTGAAAAAAGTAAATGAATTAGGATTAAAAAATGTGAATTTTATTTTCGTTTCCGACCACGGAATGATAAAAGTTGATAAGGGAAATCCTCTCGAAATCCCTCAAATCCTTTTTGATAAAACAAGGTTCGATTATTATAATTCTCAGACTTTATTAAGAGTCTATGTGAAAAATTCTGATGAGGTAAAAAGCGTTTACAAAGAATTGAAAGCCAATAAAACGGAAGACTACGAAGTTTATTTAGATAAAAAATTACCAAAATATCTTCACTTCGGAACGAAAGATGACCGATACAACAGAATAGGGCAAATTTTATTACTACCCAAAGCTCCAAAAATATTTCTGGAAAGAGATAAAAGAACTTCAATAGGAAAACATGGTTACAATCCAAGAGTTGTTCCTGAAATGAAGGCTACATTTTTTGCTTGGGGACCAGAATTTAAAAATAATCTGGTGATTGATGAGTTTGAAAATATTAATGTTTATCCTTTGGTTGCTGAAATTTTAGGTTTAAAAATGAATGAACCGATTGATGGAAAATTGAAAGTTTTAAAAGAAACATTAAAGAAATAA
- a CDS encoding NmrA family NAD(P)-binding protein gives MKIIITGSLGNVAKPLTQQLIAEGHDITVVSSNESKKNEIENLGAQAAIGSITDLDFLVQTFEGADAAFLMTPPNMGGINIVENTINAGKNYAEAINLTKVKKVVMLSSIGAESPVENGPIKGLHFIEKLYNNLENTSVTFLRAGYFYLNFLNDIPLIKNAGIIGANFPQDAKVPLVHPTDIAKAAAEELVKDSEGKNVKYIVSDELTGTDFAQVFGKAIGKPELPWIEFKDEDSLNGMLQAGLPQEMAELYTEMGRGIRTGIVQKDFIEHGSVVDGKVKLEDFAKEFAGKFNA, from the coding sequence ATGAAAATTATCATCACAGGTTCGTTAGGAAATGTAGCAAAGCCTCTTACTCAACAATTAATCGCAGAAGGCCACGACATTACCGTTGTAAGCAGCAATGAATCTAAAAAAAATGAAATTGAAAACTTAGGAGCTCAAGCAGCGATTGGCTCTATCACTGATTTAGATTTTTTAGTACAAACATTTGAGGGAGCAGATGCAGCATTTTTAATGACTCCCCCAAACATGGGCGGAATAAACATTGTGGAAAACACCATTAATGCAGGAAAAAATTATGCAGAAGCTATCAATCTGACTAAAGTAAAAAAGGTGGTCATGTTGAGCAGTATCGGTGCAGAATCTCCTGTGGAAAACGGACCGATTAAAGGTCTTCATTTTATCGAAAAACTCTACAATAATCTAGAAAACACATCAGTAACATTCCTAAGAGCCGGATATTTTTACTTAAACTTTCTTAATGATATTCCTTTGATAAAAAACGCAGGAATTATCGGAGCTAATTTCCCTCAAGATGCGAAAGTTCCGTTGGTACATCCTACAGATATTGCCAAAGCTGCAGCTGAAGAGTTAGTTAAAGATTCTGAGGGCAAAAATGTAAAATATATTGTAAGTGATGAACTTACAGGTACTGATTTTGCCCAAGTTTTTGGAAAAGCCATCGGCAAACCAGAACTTCCATGGATTGAGTTTAAAGATGAAGATTCTCTGAACGGAATGCTTCAAGCCGGACTTCCTCAGGAAATGGCCGAACTCTACACCGAAATGGGAAGAGGAATAAGAACGGGAATTGTACAGAAAGATTTTATTGAGCACGGTTCTGTTGTTGATGGAAAAGTTAAATTGGAAGATTTTGCTAAGGAATTTGCAGGTAAGTTTAATGCTTAA